Genomic segment of Oncorhynchus tshawytscha isolate Ot180627B linkage group LG13, Otsh_v2.0, whole genome shotgun sequence:
cagagagggggagagagagtctaAGGGCGCGGGAGAGTGTGAAGGAGGCAGATAATGCAGCCTGTACTCTTCCTCCGAGAGtttatcctctccttcttctcctctgccTCTGGTGTTCTGTTTCCTCTGCCGACCCCTGTCGCACCGTAACTCTGCTAGTACATGTTTGGTTGGATCTTCCCCTCTCTCAGTTGTGTGAGAGCTGATCAAGGCTACTTCACAGGCTGCGATGGAGATCCCTCtggtttctttctctcctttgaCAGCTTGCGAGAacgagagaggaacaggaagctGGGAGACGGCTTTTGACACGCTCACTTCCTGTGTGACGTCAAACTGAGTGGATGTTGTCTGCGGTGGGGagccttcctgtctctgtctctctcgctctatttcgttccccatctctccttcctcacaCCAGTCTGAACTTGAAGCTTTTCTAGTCCTTCTAGTCCCAGCCTTTTCTGTCCCCTCAGTCGCATCTCCATCATCCCCCGTCGTTGCCACTCCCTCCATGTTCCtcagcctctccttctctctctgttggatTTTCTCTCGCAAGGATTCGATGTGAGACAAGCGCTTGCCGATCCTCCAACTGTCCTTCCTCTCCAcaccttttcctccctctccttcacagCTCTGGTCGTATTCGCTTTGGAAGCTTGCCTCCCCCACACCATAGAACACGGTCCTTGGTATGTGTATCTCAAGTGGCATTGGAGGGGTTCCAACTGAGGCAAAGCACTTTGGAGACTTAGGACACTTAGGGGTCACTTCATGAACTGACTTTTTGGGGTAAACATGACTGTGCACGTGTGCGCCAGGTGAATGTATAGTGTCCTTGCTTACCTCACCTGGCTCCCTATAAGCTttgctccctctctcagtctctgtgtcCTCCCTCATCACGCCTTTGCCATCCTGCATCAATGTTTGGGTCCCTTTGTGATTGTCACGTTCATTCActgtcccccccactctctctatcttgTTGATAAGATCCTCTGTGTGCTGTGACAGTGGTGACTGGGTTGAATGGTGTCCCGGTGCTCCTTGACTACTATGCCAATCTGTTCCTTTATGTGCCACAGTACTGAGCAAGGTTGATGAGCACTCTGTAAACGCTGACACGTGGTCGTAATGACTATCGACAGACTGAGGAGGACTGGCTCTGTCTATGGAGAGGGTGATCACACAGTTTTGCTGAGTTGTTTCAACTGAAATTGTGCAGTCCCTTACCTCTGATACCCTCTTCATGTCCCTTACCTCTGATCCTCTCCTAAAGTCTGACTCCCTTCTCTCCCGCACTTGAGGTTCCACCTCTCttccacccaccccctctctccctttgctccTCGCCTTGACCaaccctctctcgctttcttctctcgTTTGCTCTACCTCTCTTTCCACTGCTCTCTCTCGACCATCCTGTCTGATGGGCACTCTTCGTGCAAACGAGGCCTCTGTGTTTCTAACTGAGGCCATTGTAAACCCTACCTCCCCATACATATTCTCTGTGAGTTCCTCTGTCCCCTTGTTGCTAAAATCTAACTCCACTCCTGTTACTCTCTCGACCCAACGGTCAATCTCTTTTCCGGCGTTACTTTCCAAAGCAGGCCGTCTCTCGTGCTGTCCCCCTACCGCCCTGTCTGCTTTTATGCATCCCTCTCTATGCTTCCCCACAGGCACTTTATCTGAAAGCCAGGTCCAGCACCCCTGCTTGCCTCCCCTCTCTGACCATTCCCCCTCCACTACATCTCCCTTTGCTGCCACCCTCCTGTCTGAACATGTCCTCTCCACCACCTTCCTATCATGGTTCCCCTCGTCCTGCATGCCATTCTCCTTTGTGCATATCACGCGGTCAGAGAAGCTGAATGACCGCTTGGGCACACCCCTGAATCCTGCatgttcctcctcccctctcctgtctccatcaTCCAGACAAAACGGTTCTCTGCCCCTGCCAGGCCGGATGAAACACTCTGAGCTTTTAGACCGGGATGGGGGTTTTGGATGTTCTCTGAATTTCTTTGGGTGCTCCCCAAATTTACTCAGCAGCTCACTCACCCTAACTCCTCTCTCGTTGTGGATACTGTCATCTGTGTCACCATATCTCTGATCCTCTTTTTCTGAAGAAGCTACTTGTGTCCGTGGTCGGTCTTTCTCCCTCAAGTTttccctctctttatctttcaTCATCAGCCatgccacctctctctccagctgcctcTCACAGtctttccctccatctttattGCACTttgcatctctccctctttctccgtcTCCTTCCCTGCCTGTCCCTTTGAGACCTCCACTTCTTGAGTCCTCATTGCCAGCTAAGGGTTTAATGATCAATATTTCTGATGCCCGGATCTCTGTGACACTCCCTCCACCAGCCATAAACTCCTTGAGGTCCATCTTTACATCTCTATTTTCCTGCTCCTCTTccatcacctccctctccctctctgactctctccttctacccctcctTTCATCACTTCCCTTTCTGTCCTGTTCAATAATGATGATGTTGTCTGCTCTGATGGTACGAAGGCCTGGGACTAGTGGATAGGAGTACTTGGGGGTTGGAGAATTtgagtctccctcctccctctcctcctcttttctccctctcggGCAatccctttccctgtctctcacAGTATCCCGGCTCGTCTCTCTCCCGGCactcctgtccctttctctgcccctactcctgtccctttctctgcctctactcctgtccctttctctcccggcactcctgtccctttctctgcccCCACTCCTGTCCCTGTATCGCTCTATTTGTATTTCTATATCTCTTCCCTTCCCAGACTCTCCATCATGACCTTTGACGtggcctctttctttctccttttgcctctctctccctacttctaTTTCCTGCTCATTCCCTTTCTCGTGGCCCATCTCCCCagccctctctgcttctcttcccctcctccatccgCCATGTGTGCGAATGAATGAGTTTTGTCCGACAGGGATGATGGTCTCCTTTAACACCAGACTCTGCGGTTTAGCCTCTTCATCCAGCCAAGGCCCTGTGATGTCTGGGCTGAGTGGTGGTTCACTTCCCATCTGCACTAGTGTAGAGCTGTCCAGGTCACTCGCAGGGTCAGAGGGGGACCTGCCCTCCTTGACTTGGAGGGGgccctccctctccttgtccccgAAACTCTCCTGTTTCATTCTCCTCCTCTGGATGATCCCTCGCTTCCAGGCAGGCATGCTGGCGAGtttgtcctcctcctctttttctctcttctctcgctcctcctcctccctcctctttcgcTCCAGCAGGAGTTGTTTCCATTCCGGTAAAGAGGAGACAGACATAACAGAGAAGAGGTCTTGCTTTTGGCAAGTTGCCTAATCTTCCTTTCTTTTAACGCTCTGGCAACAGGTCTGTCAAAAAGGACACATATGcaataattataataaacatATGTTGTGATTTAAATTGTATAGCATATTCCCTTTCAAACTGATCATAGAAAACTGGAGAAAAATGAGTGCGTCACTTTGCTTTCAAATCAGAATAGACTTTATATTGAAATGTTGCCTATTAATAGGCCTACTTTGTACTTTATATCATGTATAGAGGCTATGTAACTCACCTACGTAGCCTATTTACTGGGTGACATTTTACACAGGCTTCTTCCTCCCATGATGGTTACTTTCTCTAATCATAAAAAGTGAACATACATACCAACTATGCCTCTGGTCTGCATGTAGCTATAAATTTGCAAGCCAAGCGTTCACCACAATTACGCACTCCTCGTTTTAAgctgcacacaaaaaaaattctaaaataaTTTTCCAAACTTACCAAATCCTGGGTATTCCGCAGTAATGCTTTATATCCCCCTCTGTGTTAGTTTGAGAGGAGTCAGCTTCTGAATGACGGGCGACTGTGTGCCACCCGTTGTTCTTAATGCGTTCAAACCACCAACTGGAAGATTGGTCTCTATCTAAAGCTTTCCGATATAGTTGATTAATCGATGTTGTCAAAAAGTCAGgattaataatgtttacaaagCTCGATTATCTTAATGACGACTACACTGTGAATTAGAGCATGTCAATTTGAAACACCTCCATTGGTAGTAAATATTCCCCAACTGCAGTGCTGTCCGACTACTGTAATCCACTAATTACATTTAATTCCATCAGGGGAGTTAGTGGCACACACCATAATGGCCGACCCAAGAAAAGGCGTTTAAAGAAGACTCCCGTCTGCCGGTCAACCCCTCGTCCCTCtaattgggagggagggagggagggagagagagagagggagagagagagagggagagagagagaaagagagagagagagagagagagaaagaaagaaagaaagaaagaaagaaagaaagaaagaaagaaagaaagaaagaaagaaagaaagaaagaaagaaagaaagaaagaaagaaagaaagaaagaaagaaagaaagaaagaaagaaagggtcACCTCAGCCAGAACATGAGGGTTGAGATAATGCAAATGATCCTAGGTGATGTGAAAAGCTTCAACTGGTCTTCCCTGGTGGATTCCCAAGTCAAAAATTGGGATTTATCTGATAGAATCCCATAAGATTCTCACAATCTTATAGGATTTTGTGTCACCTCTATCAGAATCCTATTGGTATCCTATTGGACAACCTTTTTCCTATTTGAAATGGAAAGTAATCATATTGGGTCCTATAGGGTTCTCGATTTCCTATAGAATCCTATTGGAATTCTATTGGATTATGTGTTCTCCTATTGGGAATCAAAAGTAATCCTATTTGACCCTATATAATTCTGGCAATCCTATAGGATTTTCTATTACCTCTATCAGAATCATATTGGAATCCTATTGGAAATCAAAAGTAATCTGATTGGATCCAATAGGTTTTTGATAAATCTTGTAGGATTTTGTCACCCCAATCAGAATCCTATTCGAACATATTTTTCTTAAACAAACCCATAaaattatacactgaacaaaaatataaatgccacAGTAAAAGtactggtcccatgtttcatggcctgaagtaaaatatcccagaaatcttccatatgcacaaaagcttatttctttcaaattttgtgcacaaatgtgtttacatccatgttagtgagcattttatcctttgtcaaaataatccacctgacaggtgtgcaatatcaagaagctgattaaacagcatgatcattgcacaccttgtgctggggaaaataaaaggccactataaactgccacagatgtctcaagttttgagggagcgtgcaattggcattctgactgcaggaatgtccaccagagcttttgccagataatgaaatgttaatttctctaccataagccgcatccaacgttattttagagaatttggcagtatgtccaacctgcctcacaaccgcagaccacatgtaaccatgccagcccaagacctccacatccggcttcttcaactGCGGGGATATGGAGGAGAATTTTTGTCTGTAATTAAGCCCTTTTGTGTTGaaaacacattctgattggctgggcctggctccccagtgggccggcctggctcccaagtggatgGGCCTATGCCAGGTACCTTTAAAAGTGACTGATGATGTCACAGCAAGCACGAGCTCGTAAGTGTTAGCCTAACTCCCAAATTCAGCTTGCCAGCTGTGGCTGTGCAGAGAACCTTGGGTTTTCTAACATTATCGTTCTATTTATCCTTCACTGTGCTGTGCATAAATGCAAGAACCGTGAGTACAGTATTTGTTTCCTTATGTTCCTGACAAAGTTGTCAATGTTTTTGTCATATTTTCGTCATTGTACATCATATTATGCTTTTTTATGCTAGCTAAAAAACGACTGTTAGCCATATTTTGCTGGTCAGCTGACTAGCTAACAAacatttgtttgttgtttttgagTCACTGTATTGTTATAGCAGTTATATGTTTTATAGCAGTTATAATTTTTCTTGTTTGTTATTGATAAATATACAATATGTGTCTTATTACAGGCAAGTCAACCCCATTTTCATGATTTCAGGTCATCAAAATAAGTCACATCACATCAAGTTTTTGGACTCATTCAGCAGTTTTTACCTAATAAGTAGAATACTATTGGAAATTAATGTTGAAAGTTCCAATAACATTTCTAAAACATAAGTTGAaaatgatgctgctgctgcttcctgtttacaataaCCTTTGATAAATAGCCCAATATCAAAACACCATTTTGAAGTGTCTAAATCAACACAGTTTATGAAATATTGAAATCATAAACATAAAATGTACTacttacacatactgtacatgtgccACAATTGAGTCATTTTTTAAACGAGCACCTGCATATGCACCAAAACCCTGTTGACAAGTGGCATTGAATCACTCatattgatcaggctgttgaaacTAACACAACTCAAAACCCACATGGAAACTGGAAATATGATTTGCATCACGTGTTAGAGGACAACCTGCTGAAGACAACCAGCTACATTTTGGAGTGATGCATTTTGATTTGGTGGTCGCCAAAACGGAATGA
This window contains:
- the ppp1r18 gene encoding LOW QUALITY PROTEIN: uncharacterized protein ppp1r18 (The sequence of the model RefSeq protein was modified relative to this genomic sequence to represent the inferred CDS: deleted 1 base in 1 codon) — protein: MSVSSLPEWKQLLLERKRREEEEREKREKEEEDKLASMPAWKRGIIQRRRMKQESFGDKEREGPLQVKEGRSPSDPASDLDSSTLVQMGSEPPLSPDITGPWLDEEAKPQSLVLKETIIPVGQNSFIRTHGGWRRGREAERAGEMGHEKGNEQEIEVGRERQKEKERGHVKGHDGESGKGRDIEIQIERYRDRSGGRERDRSAGRERDRSRGRERDRSRGRERDRSAGRETSRDTVRDRERDCPRGRKEEEREEGDSNSPTPKYSYPLVPGLRTIRADNIIIIEQDRKGSDERRGRRRESEREREVMEEEQENRDVKMDLKEFMAGGGSVTEIRASEILIIKPLAGNEDSRSGGLKGTGREGDGERGRDAKCNKDGGKDCERQLEREVAWLMMKDKERENLREKDRPRTQVASSEKEDQRYGDTDDSIHNERGVRVSELLSKFGEHPKKFREHPKPPSRSKSSECFIRPGRGREPFCLDDGDRRGEEEHAGFRGVPKRSFSFSDRVICTKENGMQDEGNHDRKVVERTCSDRRVAAKGDVVEGEWSERGGKQGCWTWLSDKVPVGKHREGCIKADRAVGGQHERRPALESNAGKEIDRWVERVTGVELDFSNKGTEELTENMYGEVGFTMASVRNTEASFARRVPIRQDGRERAVEREVEQTREESERGLVKARSKGREGVGGREVEPQVRERRESDFRRGSEVRDMKRVSEVRDCTISVETTQQNCVITLSIDRASPPQSVDSHYDHVSAFTECSSTLLSTVAHKGTDWHSSQGAPGHHSTQSPLSQHTEDLINKIERVGGTVNERDNHKGTQTLMQDGKGVMREDTETERGSKAYREPGEVSKDTIHSPGAHVHSHVYPKKSVHEVTPKCPKSPKCFASVGTPPMPLEIHIPRTVFYGVGEASFQSEYDQSCEGEGGKGVERKDSWRIGKRLSHIESLREKIQQREKERLRNMEGVATTGDDGDATEGTEKAGTRRTRKASSSDWCEEGEMGNEIERERQRQEGSPPQTTSTQFDVTQEVSVSKAVSQLPVPLSFSQAVKGEKETRGISIAACEVALISSHTTERGEDPTKHVLAELRCDRGRQRKQNTRGRGEEGEDKLSEEEYRLHYLPPSHSPAPLDSLSPSLLHPPSLAEMSRIYNLKTVGSRAAVCMSDRTVDRPIPSHTPKVQSDISAEQQEPCSPERSVGRLTQKQLWGGGGAPGNKASSSDEKSGLQTVQCQVEQLQLREQQEVQRQSHDDNAAQSSFGQNINLKDKESKAQQSPRISHNQPNKEPQQKHPRQKDQQTILNPRKSQSNLQLHSERPPQPKQAQSNQPKQARSITINSRSVLTPSPENSLHPDQGVPTTPSASPSQSPSVSLPFPFSDPFHHQKPLWRPAGQEGHHHHHHPQEACWRGSRGSCFRSSRPLANTSAQSQMPVLTEEGEKGKKRYPTAEEIEVIGGYQNLDKSCLVKTSKASPKGVKVCFDETQLEQVCEYPSETSMFDSTHYPLLDQMKGREEEVKDEDEEERGVLVSRSSRNVGAAVGLRVLRVAGSPGGVGEPVRRGAHILGWNGR